The genomic window ACGGCGGATAGCCACGCGCGTTGTACGTGACGACCTGGTACCGGCGGGCAAAAGCGGCGACTTGCCCGTCCCAACTCCGGCAGTCGCCGGCGAATTCGTGCACGAACACCAGCGGCGTGCCCCGTCCCGTGACCTCGTAGTAGAGACGGACGCCGTTTGCGGTTGCGTGCGGCATGGTGCGCCTCCTCGTCTAAGGGCGTCGGGCCGCAAACGCGCCCGGCGGTTGCGCCTACCGGTCCGCGCGGACTTCGACGCCGAGCCAGCGTTCCCAGACCTTCACGAGCGCGGTGCTGTCTTCCGCGTCCAGCCCGAGGCCGCGCGCGAGCGCGAAGGTGAGCAGCGCCCCGGAGGTCATCGGCTGGGCGAGGTGGACGTCCTCGGCGATCTCCCGGGCGAGGCGGAGATCCTTGTGCGCGAGATCCAGCCGGAAGGACGGCGCGAAATCGTTCTGGAGAATGCGCGCGCCGCGCCCCGGGATCGCAAACGTGGCGCCGGAGCCGGCGCCGAGAGCCTCGATCATCTGCGCCGCGTCGAGTCCGAGCCGCACGCCGAGCGGCAGCACCTCCGCGAGCAGGGCCATCGAGCCCTGGGACAGCATCTGATTGAGAAGCTTGGTCACGTGGCCGGCGCCGGTCGGGCCCATGTGGAACACGGTGCGGCCCATCGTCTCGAGCGCGGGCCGCACCCGGCCGACCGCCGCCGCGTCTCCGCCGGCGTAGATCGTGAGCGTGGCCTCCCGCGCGCCGCGGACCCCGCCGGTAATGGGCGCATCGACCATGGCCAGCCCGCGCGCCGCGAGCCGCTCCGCCAGCATCCGGGTCGACGCCGGACGGCTCGTGCCCATGTCCACGAACACGGCGCCCCGGGCCGCCGTCTCGAGGACGCCCCCCGGGCCGAGCACGGCCTCTTCGACTTCCGTCGAGGTCGGCAGGCACGCGATGATGATGGAGGCGGCCGCGATCAGGTCGGCGCGGGACGCCGCGATCCGGGCGCCTTC from bacterium includes these protein-coding regions:
- a CDS encoding NAD(P)-dependent oxidoreductase, producing the protein MSAPIGFLGIGAMGRPMAANLLRRGFPVTVTVHRDAEPAQALQAEGARIAASRADLIAAASIIIACLPTSTEVEEAVLGPGGVLETAARGAVFVDMGTSRPASTRMLAERLAARGLAMVDAPITGGVRGAREATLTIYAGGDAAAVGRVRPALETMGRTVFHMGPTGAGHVTKLLNQMLSQGSMALLAEVLPLGVRLGLDAAQMIEALGAGSGATFAIPGRGARILQNDFAPSFRLDLAHKDLRLAREIAEDVHLAQPMTSGALLTFALARGLGLDAEDSTALVKVWERWLGVEVRADR